One Streptomyces sp. NBC_01217 genomic region harbors:
- a CDS encoding M16 family metallopeptidase produces MTSRSSVTTARASSKARAVARTQTLLKGSNGIGTVRRTVLPGGLRVVTETLPSVRSATFGIWANVGSRDETPALNGATHYLEHLLFKGTAKRSALDISAALDAVGGEMNAFTAKEYTCYYARVLDTDLPLAIDVVCDMLTGSLITAEDVDAERGVILEEIAMTEDDPGDCVHDLFAHTLLGDTPLGRPVLGTVDTINALDRGRIARFYKKHYDPTHLVVAAAGNIDHATVVRQVRKAFERAGALSHTDAVPVAPRAGSRTLRTAGRVELLNRRTEQAHVVLGMPGLSRTDDRRWALGVLNTALGGGMSSRLFQEVREKRGLAYSVYSYTSGFADCGLFGVYAGCRPSQVHDVLKICRDELDRVASEGLSDEEIGRAIGQLSGSTVLGLEDTGALMNRIGKSELCWGDQMSVDDMLARIGQVTPDDVRAVAGEVLGHRPSLSVIGPLKDKQADRLDEAVA; encoded by the coding sequence GTGACGTCCCGTAGTTCCGTGACGACGGCCCGCGCCTCCTCGAAGGCGCGGGCCGTCGCCCGTACCCAAACGCTTCTCAAGGGCAGCAACGGCATCGGTACGGTCCGCCGCACCGTCCTCCCCGGCGGCCTCCGGGTCGTCACCGAGACGCTGCCCTCCGTCCGCTCCGCCACCTTCGGGATCTGGGCCAACGTCGGATCACGCGACGAGACCCCCGCCCTGAACGGCGCGACGCACTACCTCGAACACCTCCTCTTCAAGGGCACCGCCAAGCGCAGCGCCCTCGACATCTCCGCCGCCCTCGACGCGGTCGGCGGCGAGATGAACGCCTTCACGGCGAAGGAGTACACCTGCTACTACGCGCGGGTCCTCGACACCGACCTGCCGCTGGCCATCGACGTGGTCTGCGACATGCTGACCGGCTCGCTGATCACCGCCGAGGACGTCGACGCGGAGCGCGGCGTCATCCTCGAAGAGATCGCCATGACCGAGGACGACCCGGGCGACTGCGTGCACGACCTGTTCGCGCACACACTGCTCGGCGACACCCCCCTCGGCCGCCCGGTCCTCGGCACCGTCGACACCATCAACGCACTAGACCGCGGCCGGATCGCCCGCTTCTACAAGAAGCACTACGACCCCACGCACCTGGTCGTCGCCGCCGCGGGCAACATCGACCACGCCACGGTCGTACGCCAGGTCCGCAAGGCCTTCGAACGCGCGGGCGCCCTGTCGCACACCGACGCCGTCCCGGTCGCCCCGCGCGCCGGCTCCCGCACCCTGCGCACCGCGGGCCGTGTCGAGCTGCTGAACCGCAGGACCGAGCAGGCCCATGTCGTCCTCGGCATGCCCGGCCTGTCCCGCACCGACGACCGCCGCTGGGCGCTCGGCGTACTCAACACCGCCCTCGGCGGCGGCATGAGCTCACGCCTCTTCCAGGAGGTACGGGAGAAGCGCGGCCTCGCCTACAGCGTCTACTCGTACACCTCGGGCTTCGCGGACTGCGGACTCTTCGGCGTGTACGCGGGCTGCCGGCCCAGCCAGGTCCACGACGTCCTCAAGATCTGCCGGGACGAACTCGACCGGGTAGCGTCCGAAGGACTCAGCGACGAGGAGATCGGCCGCGCCATCGGACAGCTCTCCGGCTCCACGGTCCTCGGCCTGGAGGACACCGGCGCGCTGATGAACCGTATCGGCAAGAGCGAACTGTGCTGGGGCGACCAGATGTCGGTCGACGACATGCTGGCCCGGATAGGACAGGTCACCCCCGATGACGTGCGCGCGGTGGCGGGCGAGGTCCTCGGGCACCGCCCCTCGCTCTCCGTCATCGGCCCGCTCAAGGACAAGCAGGCCGACCGCCTCGACGAAGCGGTCGCCTAA
- the dapB gene encoding 4-hydroxy-tetrahydrodipicolinate reductase has protein sequence MSKLRVAVLGAKGRIGAEAVRAVEAAADMELVAALGRGDKLETLAESGAQVVVELTTPASVMGNLDFCIRHGIHAVVGTTGWSDERLAQLNTWLSGSPETGVLIAPNFSIGAVLTMKFAEQAARYFESVEVVELHHPNKVDAPSGTATRTAQLIAEARRKAGCAAQPDATTTALDGARGADVDGVPVHAIRLRGLLAHQEVLLGGEGETLTIRHDSLHHSSFMPGILLGVRRVVTTPGLTFGLEHFLDLN, from the coding sequence ATGAGCAAGCTGCGCGTGGCCGTTCTCGGTGCCAAGGGCCGTATCGGGGCCGAGGCGGTACGAGCCGTCGAGGCCGCCGCCGACATGGAGCTGGTGGCCGCCCTGGGCCGCGGCGACAAGCTGGAGACCCTCGCGGAATCCGGCGCCCAGGTCGTCGTCGAGCTCACCACCCCCGCATCGGTGATGGGCAACCTCGACTTCTGCATCCGGCACGGCATCCACGCCGTCGTCGGCACGACGGGCTGGTCCGACGAACGGCTCGCGCAGCTCAACACCTGGCTCTCCGGCTCCCCGGAGACCGGGGTGCTCATCGCACCTAACTTCTCCATCGGCGCCGTCCTCACGATGAAGTTCGCGGAGCAGGCCGCCCGCTACTTCGAGTCCGTCGAGGTCGTCGAACTGCACCACCCCAACAAGGTCGACGCCCCCTCGGGTACCGCCACCCGCACCGCCCAGCTGATCGCCGAGGCCCGCAGGAAGGCCGGCTGCGCCGCGCAGCCGGACGCCACCACCACGGCCCTGGACGGCGCCCGCGGCGCGGACGTGGACGGGGTCCCGGTGCACGCGATCCGGCTCCGTGGACTCCTCGCCCACCAGGAAGTGCTGCTCGGCGGCGAGGGCGAGACGCTCACCATCCGGCACGACTCCCTGCACCACAGCAGCTTCATGCCGGGCATCCTGCTCGGCGTACGCCGCGTGGTGACCACTCCCGGCCTCACGTTCGGCCTGGAACACTTCCTCGACCTGAACTGA
- a CDS encoding tetratricopeptide repeat protein, with protein sequence MRAKITYFVTAAVLVFYFVLAGSRGVLLIEHGTLLTVTFGVAVLILPVIGVWFLWKNTQFVARANALAAELDAEGGLPVDELVRTPSGRIDRVSADAVFTRRREETEDTPDDWRCWFRLAVAYQDARDTPRARKAMQRAIALHTRPAPNRPVQPKSSPSGD encoded by the coding sequence ATGCGCGCAAAGATCACTTACTTCGTCACCGCTGCCGTCCTGGTCTTCTACTTCGTCCTGGCCGGCAGCCGCGGCGTCCTGCTCATCGAGCACGGAACACTGCTGACGGTCACCTTCGGGGTCGCGGTGCTGATCCTGCCCGTGATCGGTGTCTGGTTCCTCTGGAAGAACACCCAGTTCGTGGCCCGGGCCAATGCGCTGGCCGCGGAACTGGACGCGGAGGGCGGCCTGCCGGTCGACGAACTGGTCCGCACTCCGTCCGGCCGCATCGACCGCGTCTCGGCCGATGCCGTGTTCACACGCCGTCGCGAGGAGACCGAGGACACCCCGGACGACTGGCGCTGCTGGTTCCGCCTGGCCGTCGCCTACCAGGACGCCAGGGACACCCCCCGCGCCCGCAAGGCCATGCAACGAGCCATCGCCCTGCACACGAGGCCCGCCCCGAACCGGCCCGTCCAGCCGAAATCAAGCCCGTCCGGCGACTGA
- the thyX gene encoding FAD-dependent thymidylate synthase: MTETPEPAKPSFRSDVTVDLVKHDAGDSDVLFAARVSTAGEQSLEEVTKDPERSKGLINFLMRDRHGSPFEHNSMTFFISAPIFVFREFMRHRVGWSYNEESGRYRELEPVFYVPGESRKLVQQGRPGKYEFVEGTQAQRELTGRVMEDTYRQAYEAYQEMLAAGVAREVARAVLPVGLFSSMYATCNARSLMHFLGLRTQHELAKVPSFPQREIEMVGQQMEEHWARLMPLTHAAFNKNGRVAP; this comes from the coding sequence GTGACCGAGACCCCCGAGCCCGCAAAGCCCAGCTTCCGCAGCGATGTCACCGTTGACCTGGTGAAACACGATGCCGGCGACTCCGACGTCCTGTTCGCGGCCCGTGTCTCCACGGCCGGTGAGCAGTCCCTGGAGGAGGTCACCAAGGACCCCGAGCGCTCCAAGGGGCTCATCAACTTCCTGATGCGCGACCGGCACGGCAGCCCGTTCGAGCACAACTCGATGACCTTCTTCATCAGCGCCCCGATCTTCGTGTTCCGCGAGTTCATGCGGCACCGCGTCGGCTGGTCGTACAACGAGGAATCGGGCCGCTACAGGGAGCTGGAGCCGGTCTTCTACGTTCCGGGGGAGTCCCGCAAGCTCGTCCAGCAGGGGCGCCCCGGCAAGTACGAATTCGTCGAGGGCACCCAGGCCCAGCGGGAGCTCACCGGCCGCGTCATGGAGGACACCTACCGCCAGGCGTACGAGGCGTACCAGGAGATGCTCGCCGCTGGAGTGGCCCGCGAGGTCGCCCGCGCGGTGCTCCCCGTCGGCCTCTTCTCCTCGATGTACGCCACGTGCAATGCCCGCTCGCTGATGCACTTCCTCGGCCTGCGCACCCAGCACGAGCTGGCGAAGGTTCCGTCCTTCCCGCAGCGGGAGATCGAAATGGTCGGCCAGCAGATGGAGGAGCACTGGGCCCGGCTCATGCCGCTCACCCATGCAGCCTTCAACAAGAACGGACGTGTAGCTCCGTAA
- the dapA gene encoding 4-hydroxy-tetrahydrodipicolinate synthase, with translation MAPISTPQTPFGRVLTAMVTPFTADGALDLDGAQRLAAHLVDAGNDGLIINGTTGESPTTSDVEKDQLVRAVLEAVGDRAHVVAGIGTNDTRHSVELARTAERSGAHGLLAVTPYYNKPPQEGIFRHFTAIADATALPVMLYDIPGRSGVPIDTETLVRLAEHPRIVANKDAKGDLGRAGWAIARSGLAWYSGDDMLNLPLLSVGAVGFVSVVGHVVTPDLRALLEAYLGGDVQKATEIHQKLLPVFTGMFRTQGVITTKAALALQGLPAGPLRLPLVELTAQETAQLKIDLAAGGVEL, from the coding sequence ATGGCTCCGATCTCCACTCCGCAGACCCCCTTCGGGCGGGTCCTCACCGCTATGGTCACGCCCTTCACGGCGGACGGCGCACTCGACCTCGACGGCGCCCAGCGGCTCGCCGCCCATCTGGTGGACGCAGGCAATGACGGCCTGATCATCAACGGCACCACCGGCGAGTCCCCGACCACCAGCGACGTGGAGAAAGACCAGCTCGTAAGGGCCGTACTGGAAGCGGTGGGCGACAGGGCCCATGTCGTCGCAGGCATCGGCACCAATGACACCCGACACAGCGTCGAGCTCGCCCGCACGGCCGAACGCTCCGGCGCCCATGGCCTCCTCGCGGTGACGCCGTACTACAACAAGCCGCCGCAGGAAGGAATCTTCCGCCACTTCACGGCCATCGCCGACGCCACCGCCCTGCCGGTGATGCTGTACGACATTCCCGGCCGCAGCGGTGTGCCGATCGACACAGAGACGCTGGTACGGCTCGCCGAGCACCCGCGCATCGTCGCCAACAAGGACGCCAAGGGCGACCTCGGCCGCGCCGGCTGGGCCATCGCGCGGTCCGGCCTCGCCTGGTACTCCGGCGACGACATGCTGAACCTGCCGCTCCTGTCGGTGGGCGCCGTCGGATTCGTCTCCGTCGTCGGCCATGTCGTCACCCCCGACCTGCGTGCCCTCCTTGAGGCGTACCTCGGCGGCGACGTCCAGAAGGCCACCGAGATCCACCAGAAGCTCCTGCCGGTCTTCACCGGCATGTTCCGCACCCAGGGTGTGATCACCACCAAGGCCGCGCTGGCCCTCCAGGGCCTCCCCGCGGGCCCGCTCCGCCTCCCCCTGGTGGAACTCACCGCACAGGAAACGGCGCAGCTCAAGATCGATCTCGCCGCCGGCGGGGTAGAGCTGTAA
- a CDS encoding ribonuclease J, with amino-acid sequence MSHPHPELGTPPKLPKGGLRVTPLGGLGEIGRNMTVFEYGGRLLIVDCGVLFPEEEQPGIDLILPDFTTIRDRLDDIEGIVLTHGHEDHIGGVPYLLRLKPDIPLIGSKLTLALIEAKLQEHRIRPYTLEVAEGQRERIGVFDCEFIAVNHSIPDALAVAIRTPAGMAVATGDFKMDQLPLDGRLTDLHAFARLSEEGIDLLLSDSTNAEVPGFVPPERDISNVLRTVFANAQKRIIVASFASHVHRIQQILDAAHEYGRRVAFVGRSMVRNMGIARDLGYLKVPAGLVVDVKTLDDLPDDEVVLVCTGSQGEPMAALSRMANRDHQIRIVQGDTVILASSLIPGNENAVYRVINGLTRWGAHVVHKGNAKVHVSGHASAGELLYFYNICKPKNLMPVHGEWRHLRANAELGALTGVPKDHIVIAEDGVVVDLVDGKAKIVGKVQAGYVYVDGLSVGDVTETSLKDRRILGDEGIISVFIVVDSTSGKITGGPYIQARGSGIDDSAFNAVVPKIEDALNKSAQDGVMEPHQLQQLVRRSVGKWVSDTYRRRPMILPVVVEV; translated from the coding sequence TTGAGTCATCCGCATCCCGAACTCGGTACCCCGCCGAAGCTCCCGAAGGGCGGCCTCCGTGTCACCCCGCTCGGCGGCCTCGGTGAAATCGGCCGCAACATGACGGTCTTCGAGTACGGCGGCCGCCTGCTCATCGTCGACTGCGGAGTTCTCTTCCCCGAGGAAGAGCAGCCCGGAATCGACCTGATCCTGCCGGACTTCACCACGATCCGGGACCGTCTCGACGACATCGAGGGCATCGTCCTCACGCACGGCCACGAGGACCACATCGGTGGTGTCCCGTATCTGCTGCGACTGAAGCCGGACATCCCCCTCATCGGCTCCAAGCTGACCCTCGCCCTCATCGAGGCGAAGCTCCAGGAGCACCGCATCCGTCCGTACACCCTCGAAGTCGCGGAGGGCCAGCGCGAGCGCATCGGCGTCTTCGACTGCGAGTTCATCGCGGTCAACCACTCCATCCCGGACGCTCTCGCGGTCGCCATCCGCACCCCCGCGGGCATGGCGGTGGCGACCGGCGACTTCAAGATGGACCAGCTTCCGCTGGACGGCCGGCTCACCGACCTGCACGCGTTCGCCCGGCTGAGCGAGGAAGGCATCGACCTTCTTCTCTCGGACTCGACCAACGCGGAGGTCCCCGGCTTCGTACCGCCCGAGCGGGACATCTCCAACGTCCTGCGCACGGTCTTCGCCAACGCCCAGAAGCGCATCATCGTGGCGAGCTTCGCCAGCCATGTGCACCGCATCCAGCAGATCCTCGACGCGGCACACGAGTACGGCCGCCGGGTCGCCTTCGTCGGCCGCTCGATGGTCCGCAACATGGGCATCGCCCGTGACCTCGGCTATCTGAAGGTCCCCGCGGGCCTGGTCGTCGACGTCAAGACCCTCGACGACCTGCCGGACGACGAGGTCGTGCTGGTCTGCACGGGATCCCAGGGCGAGCCGATGGCCGCACTGTCCCGCATGGCCAACCGCGACCACCAGATCCGCATCGTCCAGGGCGACACGGTGATCCTGGCGTCGTCCCTGATCCCGGGCAACGAGAACGCGGTCTACCGCGTGATCAACGGCCTGACCCGCTGGGGCGCCCACGTCGTCCACAAGGGCAACGCGAAGGTCCATGTCTCGGGCCACGCCTCGGCCGGCGAGCTGCTGTACTTCTACAACATCTGCAAGCCGAAGAACCTGATGCCGGTCCACGGCGAATGGCGCCACCTCCGGGCCAACGCCGAACTGGGCGCCCTCACCGGCGTACCCAAGGACCACATCGTCATCGCCGAGGACGGCGTCGTCGTCGACCTCGTCGACGGCAAGGCCAAGATCGTCGGCAAGGTCCAGGCGGGTTACGTATACGTCGACGGCCTCTCGGTCGGCGATGTCACCGAGACCTCCCTCAAGGACCGCCGCATCCTCGGCGACGAGGGCATCATCTCGGTCTTCATCGTTGTCGACAGCACGTCCGGCAAGATCACGGGTGGTCCCTACATCCAGGCCCGGGGCTCCGGCATCGACGACTCGGCGTTCAACGCCGTCGTGCCGAAGATCGAGGACGCCCTCAACAAGTCGGCCCAGGACGGCGTGATGGAGCCCCACCAGCTCCAGCAGCTCGTCCGCCGCTCGGTGGGCAAGTGGGTTTCCGACACCTACCGCCGGCGCCCGATGATCCTTCCCGTCGTCGTCGAGGTCTGA